The sequence ACCATTTCAGAGCATCGAGGACTATGAAACGAAAGCCGTTGATAAGCCAGGTCTTTAGGGAAACGTTTGGGGAATGGTCCTCCAGTGGCTTCCAATCATGTTCCATCAGGAATATAGCATACTGATGGGCAAGTGAGAGGAAGTCCAGATTCTCTTTCTCATGAAGCTGATAACGCTGGTCGAAAATGTAATAGCCGACCTCACAATATCCGTAAAAATAGGTACGGATAATGTCGGCGTCGCCCTGGCGGAAGCCCCTTAGAATCTCCTTGTCTGATAGTCGCCTATATGTCATATTATTGTTTTATGGGGCGAATATACGAAAAAAAATCGTGATACTACTTAATTTTTTTTCTAAAATCTTCTTTAAAGTGATAAAGACATGTCGAAAATAGTATTCACCCTTTAAAATTTACAACTATGACAGATTTAATTCCAACAAGAGTTCACAACTTGATTATTGTAGACGAAAGCGGTTCAATGGAGTGTATCCGCAAACAGGCCTTCACAGGTATGAATGAAACCCTGCAGACTGTTCGCATGATGCAGAAGAAGTACCCCAACCAGATTCAGTACGTAACGCTGATTACCTTTGACAGCGACCACACTAAACTGCACTTTGACAATACGCTTGCTGACAAAACAACGGATCTGAAGTGGAAAGCTTACCATCCTTGTGCTGCCACACCTCTTTATGATGCTATCGGAAAGGGAATCTCAAAGGTTAATGCCCAAGTGGAAGATGGCGATCATGTCCTTGTGACCATCATAACAGACGGTTACGAGAACTGTTCAGAGGAATGGACGCTGAAGATGGTACGTACCCTTATCGAGAAGCTGAAGAAACAGAACTGGACCTTCACGCTGATTGGTACCGACAATCTTGATGTGGAGGAGATGGCCCAGTCGTTTGCCATCGAAGAACACATGGAGTTTACTCAGGATGAGAAAGGTACCAAGGAGATGTTCGCCCGTGAGCGCCGTAGCCGCGAACGCTACAACTGCTGCGTGGCTGAAGGGGCACCAATGAATAAAGGTGATTTCTTCAAAGAAAACTAATGAAGAAGAAGCGGCTACTTTATGGTGGTCGCTTCTATCTTAATATCCGTATTTTTCCATTTCTTTCTTTGTAATTCTTTCAAGAATGTCAGATGTGCTTCCTTCAGTACTTACTCCTGCACGCTTAGCTTGTTTCACAACATCGGCATGAGTGATTCGCTCCAGTATCTTATTTCTCCAAAGCAACCAAAACCTCCTCTATTGAACAACAAATGTTATCAAAGAGTTTATACATCAGTTCTGGCTCCTGGCGTTCAGGAATATACACAAGAGTCTGGCATCCCGTTCCTGCTAACCAACCAGCTTCAGTATGTGCACTACGTCCACAAGGCAACACTATTACACAGGCATCACATTTTCCCATAGCCTCAAGGTCATTTGCAAATTGCCGTTCTGCTTTAGGATGATTTAGATTCTCGCGATACTCTTGAGGACTCCAATTCATATAATCCTCGCTAACGCAACTCCACTTAAACCCAGGATCACCCGACGGAGGATTTCGAAAATCATAAACTTCATGCCCTGCTTTCCTTAACCGCTCTACAACCTCTGAGTAATATTTGTTACGCCAGCTACTAGCAACATATATATTCCGTGCTCTTTTCATTCAATATTCATCCTCATTAAATAAAAAATCTTCTTTTGTTGGATAATCTGGCCAAATATCTTCTATACTATCGTATATTTCACCTTCATCTTCTATTTCCTGAAGGTTTTCTAATACTTCTAGTGGCGCTCCAGAGCGGATGGCATAATCTATAAGTTCATCCTTGGTTGCAGGCCAAGGCGCATCTTCAAGTTTTGAAGCTAATTCAAGTGTCCAATACATAATAAATATACTTTAGTTCTTTATATTATTCTAATTCGTGCGCAAAAATAATCATTTATTTTTTATAAACCAACATTTAAAACAACTATTTTATTTTTTTCTGATTCAAAATAATAATAAAATGATAGATATATATTAAAAATAGATTAACTATAAAAATTTGCGTGATTAGATATACAATTGTATCTTTGCACCGGATAAATCAAAAACATAACCGTATAAGTATTGTATTTATGGATATGTTTGTTAAACTAGTTTATAAACTAG is a genomic window of Xylanibacter ruminicola 23 containing:
- a CDS encoding vWA domain-containing protein, whose protein sequence is MTDLIPTRVHNLIIVDESGSMECIRKQAFTGMNETLQTVRMMQKKYPNQIQYVTLITFDSDHTKLHFDNTLADKTTDLKWKAYHPCAATPLYDAIGKGISKVNAQVEDGDHVLVTIITDGYENCSEEWTLKMVRTLIEKLKKQNWTFTLIGTDNLDVEEMAQSFAIEEHMEFTQDEKGTKEMFARERRSRERYNCCVAEGAPMNKGDFFKEN
- a CDS encoding DUF2795 domain-containing protein, translated to MYWTLELASKLEDAPWPATKDELIDYAIRSGAPLEVLENLQEIEDEGEIYDSIEDIWPDYPTKEDFLFNEDEY